A single Cottoperca gobio chromosome 7, fCotGob3.1, whole genome shotgun sequence DNA region contains:
- the tardbpa gene encoding TAR DNA binding protein, like, with product MSELYIRVAEDENEEPMEIPSEDDGTILLSSVAAQFPGACGLRYRNPESQCMRGVRLVEGVLHAPENDWGNLVYVVNYPKDNKRKMEEIDAASAVKVKRGFQKTSDLIVLGLPWKTSEQDLKDYFTTFGEVIMVQVKRDLKTGNSKGFGFVRFTEYETQTKVIAQRHMIDGRWCDCKLPNSKACPDEPMRSRKIFVGRCTEDMTTDELRQYFMQYGEVTDVFIPKPFRAFAFVTFADDQVAQALCGEDLIIKGISVHISNAEPKHNNSRQMMDRGRFGAGGFSQGYGSNRGGLGSGSGGVNFGALGLNPAMVAAAQAALQSSWGMMGMLANQQGLTTAAGTATTARDPTYSSSSTSYSSPSTASLGWAAGTNTASNSGFSSGFGTSMESKSSSWGV from the exons ATGTCAGAGTTATACATTCGCGTGGCTGAGGATGAAAACGAAGAGCCCATGGAGATCCCATCAGAGGACGATGGGACTATCTTGCTCTCCTCGGTAGCAGCACAGTTTCCAGGGGCGTGCGGGCTGCGGTACAGGAACCCGGAGTCCCAGTGCATGAGGGGGGTCCGGCTGGTGGAGGGGGTCCTGCATGCACCGGAGAATGACTGGGGAAACCTGGTCTATGTCGTCAATTACCCCAAAG ATAACAAAAGGAAGATGGAGGAAATAGACGCTGCCTCAGCTGTGAAAGTAAAGAGGGGCTTTCAGAAGACGTCAGATCTCATCGTCCTCGGGCTGCCATGGAAAACATCAGAACAAGACCTGAAAGATTATTTCACTACCTTTGGGGAGGTCATCATGGTGCAG GTCAAGAGAGATTTAAAGACCGGCAACTCAAAAGGGTTTGGCTTTGTCCGGTTCACCGAGTATGAGACACAAACCAAAGTGATTGCTCAGAGACACATGATTGATGGACGATGGTGTGACTGCAAACTTCCCAACTCAAAG GCGTGTCCTGATGAGCCCATGCGGAGCCGTAAAATCTTTGTTGGCCGCTGTACAGAGGACATGACCACCGATGAACTGAGGCAGTACTTCATGCAGTATGGTGAAGTCACTGATGTCTTCATCCCCAAACCTTTCCGTGCATTTGCTTTCGTCACATTTGCCGATGACCAG gtTGCCCAAGCCCTGTGTGGAGAGGACTTGATCATCAAGGGCATCAGCGTGCACATCTCCAATGCTGAACCCAAACACAATAATAGTAGGCAAATGATGGATCGAGGGCGGTTTGGGGCTGGTGGGTTTAGTCAGGGCTATGGCAGTAATCGGGGTGGGCTAGGCAGCGGTAGTGGTGGGGTAAACTTTGGAGCTCTGGGTCTTAACCCAGCCATGGTGGCTGCTGCCCAGGCAGCACTGCAGAGCAGTTGGGGAATGATGGGCATGCTGGCTAACCAGCAGGGTCTGACCACAGCGGCAGGCACGGCCACTACGGCCCGAGACCCTACCTATAGCTCTTCCAGCACCAGTTACAGCAGCCCCAGCACAGCTAGTCTCGGTTGGGCCGCGGGCACTAACACGGCCTCCAACAGTGGCTTCAGCTCCGGTTTTGGCACCTCTATGGAGTCCAAGTCTTCTAGTTGGGGAGTGTAG